In Nostoc sp. UHCC 0926, a single genomic region encodes these proteins:
- the nifT gene encoding putative nitrogen fixation protein NifT, whose product MKVMLRMNDAGTLVVYVAKKDLEEEVVKQTDGNDGKILTLANGWELEFRDLPDAANLPQTVEAKRLS is encoded by the coding sequence ATGAAAGTAATGCTACGCATGAATGACGCCGGTACCTTAGTAGTCTACGTTGCTAAAAAAGACCTTGAGGAAGAAGTAGTCAAACAAACCGATGGAAATGATGGCAAGATTCTCACCCTAGCAAATGGTTGGGAATTGGAATTTCGTGATTTACCAGACGCAGCAAATTTACCCCAAACTGTAGAAGCTAAACGCCTCTCGTAG